In one window of Ovis aries strain OAR_USU_Benz2616 breed Rambouillet chromosome 3, ARS-UI_Ramb_v3.0, whole genome shotgun sequence DNA:
- the APOBEC3A gene encoding DNA dC->dU-editing enzyme APOBEC-3A isoform X1 — MGLGRAGLDTGDPGWRQSGTERLWQWDSRRLMDENTFTENFNNQRWPSKTFLCYMVERLDDENTATPLDEHKGFVRNKGRDEPGEPCHAELYFLEQIRSWNLDRNQHYRLTCFISWTPCYNCAQKLTTFLEENHHISLHIFASRIYTVDDSGSHQSGLRALQVRAGITIMTSEDFERCWVTFVDHKEKPFQPWEGLEVKSKKLCEELQAILRAQQN; from the exons ATGGGGCTTGGCAGAGCGGGGCTGGATACAGGGGACCCAGGATGGCGGCAGAGTGGCACGGAGAGGCTGTGGCAGTGGGACTCCAG ACGCCTGATGGATGAAAACACCTTCACTGAGAACTTCAACAACCAAAGATGGCCTTCCAAGACCTTCCTGTGCTACATGGTGGAGAGGCTGGATGATGAAAACACTGCGACCCCTCTGGACGAGCACAAGGGCTTTGTGCGCAACAAG GGTCGGGATGAACCAGGGGAACCCTGCCATGCAGAGCTCTACTTCCTGGAACAGATCCGTTCTTGGAATCTGGACCGGAATCAGCACTACAGGCTCACCTGTTTCATCTCCTGGACCCCCTGTTACAATTGTGCCCAGAAACTGACTACATTCCTGGAGGAGAACCACCACATAAGCCTGCACATCTTTGCCTCCCGCATCTATACCGTCGACGATTCTGGGTCCCATCAGAGTGGCCTGCGCGCACTGCAAGTGAGGGCCGGAATCACCATCATGACCTCTGAGG ACTTTGAGCGCTGCTGGGTAACCTTTGTGGACCACAAGGAGAAACCCTTTCAGccctgggaggggctggaggtAAAGAGTAAGAAGCTCTGTGAGGAGCTGCAGGCCATTCTCAGG GCTCAGCAAAACTGA
- the APOBEC3A gene encoding DNA dC->dU-editing enzyme APOBEC-3A (The RefSeq protein has 10 substitutions, 1 non-frameshifting indel compared to this genomic sequence), with product MDENTFTENFNNQGWPSKTFLCYMVERLDDENTATPLDEYKGFVRNKGRDQPGEPCHAELYFLGQIRSWNLDRNQHYRLTCFISWTPCYNCAQKLTTFLKENHHISLHIFASRIYTVDDSGSRQSGLCALQAAGARITIMTSKDFERCWVTFVDHKEKPFQPWEGLEVKSKKLCEELQAILRAQQN from the exons ATGGATGAAAACACCTTCACTGAGAACTTCAACAACCAAAGATGGCCTTCCAAGACCTTCCTGTGCTACATGGTGGAGAGGCTGGATGATGAAAACACTGCGACCCCTCTGGACGAGCACAAGGGCTTTGTGCGCAACAAG GGTCGGGATGAACCAGGGGAACCCTGCCATGCAGAGCTCTACTTCCTGGAACAGATCCGTTCTTGGAATCTGGACCGGAATCAGCACTACAGGCTCACCTGTTTCATCTCCTGGACCCCCTGTTACAATTGTGCCCAGAAACTGACTACATTCCTGGAGGAGAACCACCACATAAGCCTGCACATCTTTGCCTCCCGCATCTATACCGTCGACGATTCTGGGTCCCATCAGAGTGGCCTGCGCGCACTGCAAGTGAGGGCCGGAATCACCATCATGACCTCTGAGG ACTTTGAGCGCTGCTGGGTAACCTTTGTGGACCACAAGGAGAAACCCTTTCAGccctgggaggggctggaggtAAAGAGTAAGAAGCTCTGTGAGGAGCTGCAGGCCATTCTCAGG GCTCAGCAAAACTGA